The following DNA comes from Xiphias gladius isolate SHS-SW01 ecotype Sanya breed wild chromosome 10, ASM1685928v1, whole genome shotgun sequence.
attttttagGTTTGTCACAGAGTTCACTGAGATGCATGTTGGTTCAAACTCTATATAGCCAAAACTATGTGGACACCCACTGGGGCAAACTCAATATTAATACCCATGATAATCAGATATGGCTACAACGTTCAGCtatccacatacttttggccatgtagtgtaTTTGTCTGCGTTCATTCAATATTTGGCCAGAACCTTTTGTTGGACCACCAACTCTGTTCTAGTGTTCTTCTGTTCTTCGAACTATTAGAGTCAAAAATCATCACCTCCTGAACTCAACAGACACCGATTTACCTTCAAaaacaggaaccttagaaacatCTGCAAAACGTGGTGCATACTTAGGTTTTCTCCCATCGACTTTCACCAACTAACTCctacaatgtcttcatctaaaccatcatcttgtctcttagaccccatcccaactaggctgcttaaggaagttttacccttaggTAGCACCTCTCCACTAGAAATATTCAATAcgtctttattaacaggctatgcACGACAGGTcgtttaaaacagctgtaattaaacctctccTTAAAAtgcctactcttgatccagatgttttagccgACTATAGACCCATGTCTaacctctcctttctctctaagatccttgagaaacCCGACTGaggatgttcattcatgatttagagctcatcatagcacagagacagcaccggtgaaagttacaaatgaccttctaattgcatcggacaaaggacttgtctttGTACTTGTCTTCTTAGATATTAGTGgtgcatttgataccattgaccatcatatcctattacagagactggaaaatttCATGGGCTTTAAAGGAACTgttctaagctggtttaagtcctatttaacaaatcgatttcagtttgtgcatgttaacgataaatcctccatatactcaatcgttagtcacggagttccacaaggttctgtgcttggaccagttctattcaccttatatatgctttcTTTATGAAGTATTATTAgcaaacactccataaactccCTttgttatgctgatgatacccaattgtacttgtcaatgaagcctggtgaaaccaatcagttggctaaacttcaagcatgccttgaGGAAACAAAGACCTGGATGATGAGCAACTTTCTGCtcttaaactcagacaaaactgaagttattctgcttggcccacaacacctcagaaacacaatatctaatgatatagttactttaAATGGCtctgccctggcctccagcaccactgttaggaatgtgggagttctctttgatcaggatatgtcctttaattcccagacaaaacaaacttcaaggcctaccttttttcacctacgtaacactgcaaaaatcaagCATATCCTGTGTCAAAAGGATGAAGAAAAACttgtccatgcttttgttacctctagactagattattgtaattccttatcaTCAGGTtgtcccaacaagtctctaaatactctccagctgatccagaatgctgcagcaccagtactgacaggaactaggaaaagagcCCATATTACTCCTGTgctagcttctctgcattggctccctgtagAATCCAggacagaatttaaaatcctcctcctcacctacaaagcccttaatggtcaggaaccatcatatcttaaagagctcatagtatcCTATTATCCAACTAGAGCACTGCAttcccagaactcaggcttgcttgtggttcctagaatCTCTAAGAGTAGAGACTGCGGaccagtttgggtccgggaggcagacgccctctccacatttaagagtaggcttaaaacctttcTTTTTGATAAAGGTTATAGTCAGGACTGGTTcggcttgtcttgaaccatcccctagttcctcttcctctccatctgtacacattcatatcccattaatgctcGTTACAAACTcgacttcttctctctcccgtagttttctgcttcctcgtctctctcctcctgtcgctttctgcaggtttttctgcctctgaagctgcagagtctggatctgtgactgcaaaccacctaccgtcccatgatcctgctcaacacccactatTTCAATTATGATGactatgattattattatatttagttttattatatttattattcaccctatgattataattattagtctcattattgttacacatctttatgttatacgtctactgtgctatgacccccccccttttctccctctctctctctttctctctcaacccagccgatCGAGATAGACCCCCACCACCttgagccgggttctgttcaaggtttctacctgttaaagggagtttttctttgcctctgtcgccaagttcttgctcatgggggaatgttgggtctctgttaATGTAACTATcaagagtccggtctagacctgctccacatgaaaagtgccctgagattaACCTCTGCGATTGATTTagttgctatataaataaaactgaattgaattgaattgtgaTGTATTACTGCGACACACAGCTGTCCCCAAACTTTTGGCCAGGTAGTCTATTAATCTGGCACACTAGAGTAAGCAAATGCGGCAGGAGCAATCtgctgtccacatacttttggccatgtagtcTTGAAATGAGAAAACCAAGCAGAGCCCCCATGtccataatatatatatatatatatatatatatatatatatatatatatattactcaCATATGTCTGCGAAGTACAGCTGTCCGTCTACTTTTGGCCAGGTACTGTAAGAGGTTTCTGTAGGACAGGAAACGgtcagtgtgtgtatggttttcctgtttcctgaaGAACAGAGATGTTCAGGCAGgaaatgacccccccccctacAATGTTGAGGTACtagtactttacttgagtatttcaaatGTCATGCTACTTTACATTCcttctccaccacatttcagagtgaaaattactgcacatttattttaaagcatcagttactttacagattcagatcaattaaataaaatataatcaaccAATAAATGATGACggtttattatatattaaactaCCCCGCTCCACATTTAGCAGCTGCGACATTAAAGTGATGAACACAAGAATGCATCAATAATTGAGATCCATTAATGTCATTTCTATTACTCTGCATgacgagtacttttacttttggtagAGTATTTCTACGCTGTGGTgcgagtacttttactgaagcacttcttccaccgctgccGTTTGGCTTTTTGCTGCtgatacttttgtttttatggatCATTCTTTTCTTCTGTAGGCGGCCACAGTGGTCAGGTGGTCTGCCACAGTCTACGGCTAAATGAGGTCCCAGTCtgctcagtttgttttctcataatttctcataacccccccccctctctctctctgcccccctccctccctctctctctttctccctccctctctcccctccctctctctctctccctctctccctccctctctctctgtctctctctctccccccctccctccctctctctctttctccctctctccctccctctctctctttctccctctctccctccctctctctctgtctctctctctctccccccccctccctctctctgtctcccccccctctctctctctccctcccctctctctctctttctccctctctccctccctctctctgtctctctctcccccgcctcctccctctctctctgccccccccctctctctgcccccctctctcttcctccctctctcactccctctctctctctctcccctccctctctctctctctctctctctccctctctccctccctctctctctctctccctcctccccccctctctccctccctctctttctccccctctctttatctctctccccccctctccctcccctccctctctcactctctctcccctccctctctctctctctctcctccctctctctctcctcccctccctcttcctccctctctccctccctctctctctctctttcccccccctccctctctctctctgccccccctctctctctctctccctgccccccccctctctttctccctccctctctccctccctctctctctcgtctctctctccccccctccctccctccctctctcttccccccccctctctcccctcccccccctccctccctctccccccctccctccctctctctctctccgtctctctctcccctctctctctccctccctccctctctctctctctctctgtctctctctcccccctccctctctctttctccctctctcccctccctccctctctctcccactccctctctctctctgtctctctctccctctccctgtctccccctccctccctccctctttctctctctctccctccctcactctctccctcctctctctctgccccctcctctctctctctctctctctgtctctctccctcccctctcctctctctctctctctctctcccctccctctctctccccctcccctccctctctctgtctctttctccctccctccctctctctctcccctccctctctctctccctctctccgtctcccccctccctctctctctcttcctccctctctccctccctctctctctttctccctccctccctctctctttctccctccctctctctgcccacccctccctctctctctctctttctccctccctccccccctccctccctctctctcccctccctccctccctctctctttctccctctctccctccctctctctctctctccccccctccctctctctctgtctctcctccctccctctctctctttctccctctctctctctctctctccccctctctctttctctctcccccccccctctctctttctctctcccctccctctctctctctccctctctccctccctctctctctgtctccctctttctccctccctccctctctctctcggccgccctctctctctccctccctccctccctctctctctctgccccctccctccctctctgtctccctccctctctctctctctctctttctccctctctccctccctctctctctgtgtctctcctccctccctccctccctctctctctctccctctctccctctctctctctctctgcccccctccctccctccctccctctccccccccccctccctccctccctctctctctgccccccctccctccctcgctgATAACGGAGCGTCTCTCCGGTTGAACCGGATCGTTTGAGGAGAAGCCGCGGCTCGTCTTGCGTTCTCGTGAcgacctgttttgttttttttctttttttggttttttttttttttttggggttttgtgtttttttcatttttccaattCCCTCCGGATCATCTGTCCGCGATGCAGCTCAacacctcttcctcctgctcccgctcctgctcctgctcctgcccTCCGCCCGTTTCTCCCGCTCTGCCGGTCACTCTGAGCTCTGCCGGCGACGCCGGCGGCTTCCTCCTGCTGAACGGGTCCGGCGACGGCTCCGCGTCGGGCGGCGGGGCTCCGTGGGCCGGCAGCGCGGCTCTCATCTCGTCCATCTACTCGGTGGTGTGCCTGGTGGGTCTGAGCGGGAACTCCATGGTCATCTACGTCATCTTCCGGTACGCCAAGATGAAGACGGCCACGAACCTGTACCTGCTGAACCTGGCGGTGGCGGACGAGCTGCTGATGCTCAGCGTGCCGTTCGTGGTCACCGCCGCGCTGCTGCGCCGCTGGCCGTTCGGCGCGGCGCTGTGCCGCCTCGTGCTCAGCGTGGACGCCATCAACATGTTCACCAGCATCTACTGCCTGACGGTGCTCAGCGTGGACCGCTACATCGCCGTGGTGCACCCGCTGCGCGCGTCCCGCTACCGGCGGCCCACCGTGGCCAAGCTGGTGAACGTGTGCGTGTGGATGTTCTCCCTGCTGGTCATCCTTCccatcatcctcttctcctccaccgCCCCCAACTCGGACGGCTCCGTGGCCTGCAACATGCAGATGCCGGAGCCCGAGCGGCGCTGGATGGCAGCCTTCGCGGTCTACGCCTTCCTCATGGGCTTCCTCTTCCCGGTTCTGGCCATCTGCCTGTGCTACGTGCTGATCCTGAGTCAGCTGCGGGTGGTGGCGCTGCGGGCCGGCTGGCAGCAGCGCCGGAAGTCAGAGAGGAAGATCACGGTGATGGTGACGGTGGTGGTGTCGGTGTTCGTGGTGTGCTGGATGCCCTTCCACGTGGTGCAGCTGGTGGGGGTCTTCCTGCAGCGTCACGACCCCACCCTCAGCCAGCTGGCCGTCGTCCTCGGTTACGCCAACAGCTGCGCCAACCCGCTGCTCTACGGCTTCCTGTCCGACAACTTCCGCCGCTCCTTCCAGAGGATCCTGTGCCTGCGCTGGATGGAGGCCCCCGAGGAGCCCCTGGACTACCTGGACTACTACAGCACGGCCCTGAAGAGCCGCAGACTCAGCCTGGACCAGGACCAGCAGGAGGGTCGGGAGCAGGACCTGGAGAACAGGACCACCACCCGTCCCCTCCAAACACCAGCACCGGGGTGTAGTCCCAATCCCGCTGACACCTCCAAGATTTAAAGGACCAGACtgtcttttttatgttgtagtCCTGCTGAAGCTCGAGGTTTACGTTCGGAGTCGGTGTCTGTACGAGTCTGCGGGACTTGGTCAGTTGGTGATATAGGATGTTGTTCGTGGGCAGACGTGAACGGTCCAGGTGGACATTCGTGCTGGGTTGAAGGGACTCTGACTCACTGGAGGACTGTATGGACATTTAGGCCTCAGAGGAGCCCGTGTCCTGCCTGGACTGCTACAGCAGGGCACTGAAGAGCTGCAGACTCAGCCTGGACCTGGACTTAGAGCACAGGAACAGGACCTGTCCCCGCAGGTCACACTACAGCTCCAGGATGTAGTCTGAATCCCATTGACACCTCCACGGTTTAAAGGATCAGGCTGTGTTTTTTATGCTGTAGTCCCACTGCAGCTCAAGTTTGACTTTTTGCATCCACATGAGACAGGAGACGTTTGTCCCATCATCTGTCGAGGTCCATGAGGGTCCACAGGGATGTCCACAGCCAAACATGTATGACATCATGGACCAAACATGGATAGTGCTGGAGTTCAGTAGCACTTTATTGAATCTGAATCCACTTGAATCCCTTATTGAATCTCATTAAGTTTCTTTCATCAGTTGTCAGTTGTAAATAAAGCTCTGTCATCAGCTGTTGGACCAGAAGACAGAAATCCTTCAGTTTTTAGTGGGAGCTACTAAATTAACATTAGTGAAGCCTAATTAATGCTGACGACCTGTAGCTCCAACCTGAGCCTGAACatgagctgagcagcagaagaTTTGAAATATTGATTACTGATTGATATTGATTGTCGTGACACACTGAAAGAACAGCTGGAACAAACTGACTTTTACACCTGATTCTTCACAAATTACTAGACTCGGATACTGGCGCTCCTGATCCAGAACTTTGAGCTTAGTGAGTTCCAGATATTGATCTGAtgcattaaaaagttaaagtggGACTCTCCTGTATTTAACGAGCTGCGATCAGCTGATCGTTTCTCTGGAGAAGAGTCTCCACTCTgttgaactacaaaaacaaaggtCACTGCCGGTCATAGAGAGATGTTATAGAGTGATGTGTCTTTTCACTCTCAAACCATCTTTGACAGAGTCCAGTCAGCGGCTTGGAGAGACCCCAATAACCAGCAGACTAAAGTTtcacattaattaacattaatcGGCTACTGCTGGTGTAATCTACCGCCACTGAGGTCTTCGTTTAAACTGGAGAAGCTGCTGACGTTACCTGGCTGTTTTCCACAGTAAAGAGGCAGCCAACCAGGAACCGGATCCAAGTGGAACAATCAGAACGCAACCCTATTCATGGACGGATCACATGGGTCAGTTTACATATGATGTGTCTTTGAGCTCAGAGGGGTAGTCCTGCAGTCTGGTCACGTAGTCACGTGGACGTCTACACATAGGTGAAAGTAATTTATGTCACACAGACCCTGGCGGTGGACCACGTGGCTGCCGAAACTCTAATTTGACCGTCTATGTGGACCTCCAGGGAACCCTGCGTGTCCGGCCTTAACCTCCCATCCTGCTGATCGTTTTCCAGATCAGCCATCAGGTGTCAGATTGTTTCTATGAAAGTAAAATTGCAGAGAATAAAAATCCATGTTGGCTGACATAGTTGGCAGTTTTCTCTTGATATGCAGCACTGAAGCTGAAATAATAAGGGACCAACGGTGGTTCCTGCTGCCTTGATCTTGTGGAGGGGACCTGCATCAAAATCTAGTCTTCTAACCTTTATTCGTTCGGTTCATACTGTGCTCACATGGTGCCCGTTCCTAAGTCAATCTATAGCACTTTTCACAAGGTTTAGCCACTAAAAGTGAAGTCAggattttctttcaaaataaagccatgaaaagtttttatttttcagtgaacttcatccaaagtgcagtaaagagaagaaacctaaatcagatcagtatttgctgtgaccccccccccccccctttgcctttaaaccagcaccaggtCTCCTCGgtgcacctgcacacagtttttcaggttctcggcaggtaggttgttccagcaccttggagaacctgccacggttcttctgtggatttagtctgtctcagtgtctcctgtctcctcatGTGATCCCGAAGGCTGCGTGTTTggactcgttgtcctgctgctggATGAATCTGGGACCAATCAGATGCTTCCTGATGggactgatgatggagaagaatCTAAAGTGTCTAAAACCTTTGGACGGTACTTTGGTCTTAATTATTCAG
Coding sequences within:
- the sstr1a gene encoding somatostatin receptor type 1, whose amino-acid sequence is MQLNTSSSCSRSCSCSCPPPVSPALPVTLSSAGDAGGFLLLNGSGDGSASGGGAPWAGSAALISSIYSVVCLVGLSGNSMVIYVIFRYAKMKTATNLYLLNLAVADELLMLSVPFVVTAALLRRWPFGAALCRLVLSVDAINMFTSIYCLTVLSVDRYIAVVHPLRASRYRRPTVAKLVNVCVWMFSLLVILPIILFSSTAPNSDGSVACNMQMPEPERRWMAAFAVYAFLMGFLFPVLAICLCYVLILSQLRVVALRAGWQQRRKSERKITVMVTVVVSVFVVCWMPFHVVQLVGVFLQRHDPTLSQLAVVLGYANSCANPLLYGFLSDNFRRSFQRILCLRWMEAPEEPLDYLDYYSTALKSRRLSLDQDQQEGREQDLENRTTTRPLQTPAPGCSPNPADTSKI